A region from the Posidoniimonas polymericola genome encodes:
- a CDS encoding YiiD C-terminal domain-containing protein gives MPDLNAEPVRTPTPDPRLAQLQQVIYAEIPICQKLGVVVEGMQDGALIMSCPLELNHNHQATAFAGSLNALCTIAGWSVTHLEAQRLDDQAVIVIRRSSIKYHRPVDSPSIVARCLLPTEEQRAYFAEMLAEKGQAKLDLVVEIDHGVAEDRARVVFTGSYVATAPETA, from the coding sequence ATGCCCGACCTGAACGCCGAGCCCGTGCGGACCCCGACGCCCGACCCGCGACTCGCCCAGCTGCAGCAGGTGATCTACGCCGAGATCCCGATCTGCCAGAAGCTGGGAGTGGTGGTCGAGGGAATGCAAGACGGCGCGCTGATCATGTCGTGCCCGCTGGAGCTCAACCACAACCACCAGGCGACCGCGTTTGCCGGCAGCCTGAACGCGTTGTGCACGATCGCAGGCTGGAGCGTGACGCACCTCGAGGCGCAGCGCCTGGACGATCAGGCAGTGATCGTGATCCGCCGCAGCAGCATCAAGTACCACCGGCCGGTCGACTCGCCCAGCATTGTCGCCCGCTGCCTGCTGCCGACAGAAGAGCAGCGGGCCTACTTCGCCGAGATGCTGGCCGAGAAGGGCCAGGCGAAGCTCGACCTGGTCGTCGAGATCGACCACGGGGTCGCCGAAGACCGCGCGCGGGTCGTGTTCACCGGCTCGTACGTGGCGACCGCCCCCGAGACCGCCTAG
- a CDS encoding DUF481 domain-containing protein codes for MLRRLLSPLMLACCLLAAVTTAGQEIRRLPTPPELLPATAAADATPIAAAEDAHSAAPPAEPAQASPAPEAPAAEAPAETPPAAAPAAADLPADPHIADLIPNSSDDALVTPVAHWYQPSYWFGPAPWDTGVEFGLNGSSGSGDSLSTRSGGYLKRKTATGKLDTKLFHNRTKSEGRETQNNARLDLRYDWLLGDTPWSLYGMNQTFYDRYQAFDLNVNLNAGLGYQVFDADFVKFGTSFGAGATRKFGGKVDEWEPEAQMGMAWEQRVTDSQRFIAKLDYFPKWADFNNYRMVSDLSWEIDLDKPSNVSLKLSLADRFDSNSDGVNPHNTNYSVLLLWKK; via the coding sequence ATGCTACGACGACTCCTGTCACCCCTGATGCTCGCGTGCTGCCTGCTGGCCGCCGTTACAACAGCGGGGCAAGAGATCCGGCGGCTGCCGACGCCGCCCGAGCTGCTCCCCGCTACGGCCGCCGCCGACGCGACGCCCATCGCGGCCGCGGAAGATGCCCACAGCGCGGCCCCACCCGCGGAGCCGGCGCAGGCATCCCCCGCTCCTGAAGCCCCTGCGGCAGAGGCGCCTGCCGAGACGCCGCCGGCGGCCGCCCCCGCCGCGGCCGACCTGCCCGCCGACCCCCACATCGCGGACCTCATTCCCAACTCCTCAGACGACGCCCTAGTCACCCCGGTCGCCCACTGGTACCAACCGTCGTACTGGTTTGGCCCCGCCCCGTGGGACACCGGCGTCGAGTTCGGCCTGAACGGCTCCAGCGGTTCGGGCGACTCGCTGAGCACCCGCTCCGGCGGCTACCTCAAACGCAAGACCGCCACCGGCAAGCTCGACACCAAGCTGTTCCACAACCGCACGAAGAGCGAGGGCCGCGAGACGCAGAACAACGCCCGGCTCGACCTCCGCTACGACTGGTTGCTGGGAGACACGCCGTGGTCGCTCTACGGCATGAACCAGACCTTCTACGACCGCTACCAGGCGTTTGACCTCAACGTCAACCTGAACGCGGGTCTCGGCTACCAGGTGTTCGACGCCGACTTCGTCAAGTTCGGCACCAGTTTCGGCGCCGGCGCCACGCGGAAGTTCGGCGGCAAGGTCGACGAGTGGGAGCCGGAAGCCCAGATGGGCATGGCCTGGGAGCAACGGGTGACTGACAGCCAGCGGTTCATTGCCAAGCTCGACTACTTTCCCAAGTGGGCAGACTTCAACAATTACCGGATGGTGTCGGACCTGAGCTGGGAGATCGACCTCGACAAGCCGTCGAATGTCAGCCTCAAGCTCTCGCTGGCGGACCGCTTCGACAGCAACTCCGACGGCGTCAATCCGCACAACACCAACTACTCGGTGCTGCTGCTCTGGAAAAAGTAG
- a CDS encoding FKBP-type peptidyl-prolyl cis-trans isomerase yields the protein MRSRWRATLGLILLTSVVAIQPATAQDNLPSGRPAAGQPTFEQNVSYVIGLYMGRDLMQKQVPVDPKSLIAGIQDALSKAKPRMTDEQARDVMTQFEQLMNEKAQAQMANEATQNKEEGAAFLTENGKKDGVKTTDSGLQYRVLEEGEGASPTASSTVSCHYEGTLIDGTVFDSSYKRGEPAQFPVNGVISGWTEMLQMMKEGGKVEVFIPSNLAYGDRGAPPVIGPGATLVFKIELLKVLN from the coding sequence ATGCGCAGTCGATGGCGTGCTACCCTCGGGCTGATTCTGTTGACCTCGGTGGTGGCCATTCAGCCGGCAACCGCCCAGGACAACCTCCCCTCCGGCCGCCCGGCCGCCGGCCAGCCTACGTTCGAGCAGAACGTGAGCTATGTGATCGGCTTGTACATGGGCCGCGACCTGATGCAGAAGCAGGTTCCGGTCGATCCCAAGTCGCTCATCGCCGGCATCCAGGACGCCCTCTCGAAGGCCAAGCCGCGGATGACCGACGAGCAGGCACGGGACGTGATGACCCAATTCGAACAACTCATGAACGAAAAGGCCCAGGCCCAAATGGCTAACGAAGCAACCCAGAACAAAGAAGAAGGCGCCGCTTTTCTCACCGAGAATGGCAAGAAGGATGGCGTGAAGACCACCGACAGCGGCCTCCAGTACCGCGTCCTGGAAGAGGGCGAGGGAGCCTCGCCCACGGCCAGCAGCACCGTGAGCTGCCACTACGAGGGGACGCTGATCGACGGCACCGTCTTTGACAGCTCCTACAAGCGTGGCGAACCGGCGCAGTTCCCGGTGAACGGCGTCATCAGCGGCTGGACCGAGATGCTCCAGATGATGAAGGAAGGCGGCAAGGTCGAAGTCTTTATCCCCAGCAACCTAGCCTACGGCGACCGCGGCGCTCCCCCAGTTATCGGCCCGGGAGCAACCCTGGTCTTCAAGATCGAGCTGCTGAAGGTCTTGAACTAG
- a CDS encoding DUF1559 domain-containing protein, which translates to MRRRDAFTLVELLVVIAIIGVLISLLLPAVQSARESARRLQCANNLKQLGLATLNYEDSRRKLPAAGHYAPPETAVYFSYSDWRVDLKSGPNHSWLCDLLPYIEESGLHDQLDFSQHVSRSDAAVLAAQPQTLLCPSDAAVGRTFEYVIPGRRSDQTVLFGKSNYAAYSNPFHADSYFRSGPIALYGMSLRKVLDGASQTLMLAEIRTRDNQLDQRGAWMLGWAGASLLAMDLHPLYYGDSGTKESTPLSVDYTPNPNSLGLTQSPNGAQPDVLYECPNMAAAQLEGMPCNTAYHGYISAAPRSMHPGGVNGAFLDGRVEFLANNINELAMHYMISVADGEVISTGN; encoded by the coding sequence ATGCGACGACGAGACGCCTTCACGCTGGTTGAGCTGCTGGTGGTGATCGCCATCATCGGCGTGCTGATCTCGCTGCTGCTGCCGGCGGTGCAGTCGGCGCGTGAGTCGGCGCGGCGCCTGCAGTGCGCCAACAACCTCAAGCAGCTTGGTCTGGCGACGCTCAACTACGAAGACTCGCGGCGTAAGCTGCCCGCCGCGGGGCACTACGCGCCGCCCGAGACCGCTGTCTACTTCAGCTACAGCGATTGGCGCGTCGACCTCAAGTCGGGCCCGAACCACAGCTGGTTGTGCGATCTGCTGCCGTACATCGAAGAGAGCGGCCTGCACGACCAACTCGACTTCTCGCAGCATGTGTCGCGGTCCGACGCGGCGGTGCTGGCGGCTCAGCCTCAGACGCTGCTCTGCCCGAGCGACGCGGCCGTCGGCCGCACGTTCGAGTACGTGATACCCGGCCGGCGGAGCGACCAAACGGTGCTGTTTGGCAAGTCGAACTACGCGGCGTACAGCAACCCCTTCCACGCCGACAGCTACTTCCGCTCGGGCCCGATCGCGTTGTACGGGATGTCGTTGCGGAAGGTGCTCGACGGCGCAAGCCAGACGCTGATGCTCGCCGAGATCCGCACCCGCGACAACCAGCTCGACCAGCGCGGCGCGTGGATGCTCGGCTGGGCGGGCGCTTCGCTGCTGGCGATGGACCTGCACCCGCTGTACTACGGCGACAGCGGCACCAAAGAGTCGACGCCCCTCTCGGTTGACTACACGCCGAACCCGAACTCGCTCGGGCTGACGCAGTCGCCCAACGGCGCACAGCCCGACGTGTTGTACGAGTGCCCCAACATGGCCGCGGCGCAGCTCGAGGGGATGCCGTGCAACACGGCCTACCACGGCTACATTTCCGCCGCGCCTCGGAGCATGCACCCGGGCGGGGTCAACGGCGCGTTCCTCGACGGCCGGGTTGAGTTCCTCGCCAACAACATCAACGAGCTCGCCATGCACTACATGATTTCCGTGGCCGACGGCGAAGTTATTTCCACCGGCAATTAA
- the cysD gene encoding sulfate adenylyltransferase subunit CysD, with the protein MSSYNLTHLKQLEAESIHIIREVAAEFDNPVMLYSVGKDSACMVRLAEKAFAPGKPPFPLMHVDTTWKFKEMIEYRDNYVRNELGWELIVHINEEGVRDGVGPFTHGSDVHTRIMKTVALKQALDKHKFDAAFGGARRDEEKSRAKERVYSFRDKNHAWDPKNQRPELWNLYNGRVKKGESIRVFPLSNWTELDVWQYIHLEQIPIPDLYFAAKRPVVEKDGTLIYVNDDRMPIEEGDQVVEKMVRFRTLGCYPLTGAVESQATTLPEIIQEMLLTTTSERQGRVIDHDQAGSMEEKKKEGYF; encoded by the coding sequence ATGTCGTCCTACAATCTCACGCATCTTAAGCAGCTCGAAGCCGAGAGCATCCACATCATCCGCGAGGTGGCGGCCGAGTTCGACAACCCGGTCATGCTGTACTCGGTTGGCAAGGACTCGGCCTGCATGGTCCGGCTCGCCGAGAAGGCGTTTGCTCCCGGCAAGCCGCCGTTCCCCTTGATGCACGTCGACACGACGTGGAAGTTCAAGGAGATGATCGAGTACCGCGACAACTACGTCCGCAACGAGCTGGGCTGGGAACTGATCGTCCACATCAACGAGGAGGGTGTGCGGGACGGCGTGGGGCCGTTCACCCACGGGTCGGACGTGCACACCCGGATCATGAAGACGGTCGCGCTGAAGCAAGCGCTCGACAAGCACAAGTTCGACGCCGCGTTCGGCGGCGCCCGCCGCGACGAGGAGAAGTCGCGGGCCAAGGAACGCGTCTACAGCTTCCGGGACAAGAACCACGCCTGGGACCCCAAGAACCAGCGGCCCGAGCTGTGGAACCTGTACAACGGCCGCGTGAAGAAGGGGGAGAGCATCCGGGTGTTCCCGCTCTCCAACTGGACCGAGCTGGACGTCTGGCAGTACATCCACCTCGAGCAGATCCCGATCCCCGACCTGTACTTCGCCGCGAAGCGTCCGGTGGTCGAGAAGGACGGCACGCTGATCTACGTGAACGACGACCGCATGCCCATCGAAGAGGGCGACCAGGTGGTCGAGAAGATGGTCCGCTTCCGCACGCTCGGCTGCTACCCGCTGACCGGCGCCGTCGAGAGCCAGGCGACCACGCTGCCGGAGATCATCCAGGAGATGCTGCTCACCACCACCAGCGAACGGCAGGGCCGCGTCATCGACCACGACCAGGCGGGCTCGATGGAGGAGAAGAAGAAGGAAGGGTACTTCTAA